The Xenopus tropicalis strain Nigerian chromosome 7, UCB_Xtro_10.0, whole genome shotgun sequence genome includes a region encoding these proteins:
- the LOC116412045 gene encoding protein spinster homolog 1-like, whose translation MLIITAVMVFDRYFTEAVMPLIEEEYGIDIKKTALVDGLFALGFTILAISPVFRYFGDWLSQKTIMCIGMTLWTLLTFTFCFVPKQWFWLILLLRGLLDIIADFFLSCALPLIGHMFSASNRRLAIFGSQLCSFLFRLIAICIAALVANQFSWHVARLIAPCLGVICLSLLLVFMKDPSGGNTEEEDEDDEPQVECSPFSRMKPLLT comes from the exons ctGTGATGCCATTAATTGAAGAAGAATACGGCATTGATATAAAGAAGACTGCACTTGTAGATGGAC TATTTGCTCTTGGCTTCACCATTCTGGCTATAAGTCCTGTCTTTAGATATTTTGGAGATTGGTTAAGCCAGAAGACTATAATGTGTATAGGGATGACACTTTGGACCCTGCTCACTTTTACCTTCTGTTTTGTACCCAAGCAG TGGTTCTGGCTCATCCTACTTCTGCGAGGATTACTGGACATAATAGCAGATTTTTTCTTAAGCTGTGCTTTACCACTGATTGGACACATGTTCTCAGCGTCCAATCGAAGACTCGCCATATTTGGATCTCAGCTGTGTAGCTTTCTTTTCAG GCTAATAGCGATCTGCATAGCAGCATTAGTGGCCAACCAATTCTCCTGGCACGTGGCACGACTG ATAGCGCCGTGCCTTGGAGTCATTTGTTTGAGCCTACTACTGGTATTTATGAAGGACCCATCTGGAGGCAACACGGAAGAAGAGGATGAAGATGATGAACCTCAAGTGGAATGTTCCCCCTTTTCCCGTATGAAGCCTCTGCTGACGTGA